One window of the Hippocampus zosterae strain Florida chromosome 8, ASM2543408v3, whole genome shotgun sequence genome contains the following:
- the ddx59 gene encoding probable ATP-dependent RNA helicase DDX59, with protein sequence MFMPRALKVKRTADDANLTLKKSKGQADQDQTNGEGGSTTHVGQGLKHGKVEDTSVKPGRDPVDVVEIPLQEGGQECSSSGTEEEEEPVKSFKKNQRWAEPGEPICVMCGRYGEYICDSTDSDVCSLECKAHHLAQMGLGTRAEVFIQKDTNGVKESPQAEFIPTFINTFESNYSYKEDLFITGLSDQQVQRIKRELGIETQGTDVKRPIVEFEHCGFPATLNANLKSAGYDAPTPVQMQMLPVGLTGRDVITSADTGSGKTVAFLLPVVLRAMKEQSQSAGSPVALILTPTRELAIQIERQAKEVVIGLPNMRTALLVGGMPLPPQLHRLKHSIKIVIATPGRLLEILKQKAAQLDKVKIVVVDEVDTMLKLGFQQQVLEVLEHVPEDHQTLLASATIPTGTEELAARLVRDPIRIAVGEKNQPCANVRQILLWVEEPSKKKKLFEILNDNKLYQPPVVVFVDCKLGADLLCEAVAKVTGLNTVAIHSDKSQLERNRILKGLLDGDFEVVISTGVLGRGLDLANVRVVVNFDMPNTMDEYVHQVGRAGRLGHRGTAITFLNNNNKRLFLGVVNRVKPTGTILPPQLLNSPHLHEQQRREKQAKFGPVDTLVNKNNLIDIIKKHDRRKK encoded by the exons ATGTTTATGCCCAGAGCCCTGAAAGTGAAGAGAACAGCAGACGACGCAAACCTTACTTTGAAGAAGAGTAAAGGTCAAGCTGATCAGGATCAGACAAATGGCGAAGGCGGTTCTACGACGCATGTTGGCCAAGGGCTCAAACACGGCAAAGTCGAAGATACCTCAGTAAAACCAGGCAGAGACCCTGTTGATGTGGTTGAGATCCCGTTACAAGAAGGGGGACAGGAGTGTTCTTCAAGTGGTactgaagaggaggaagaaccaGTGAAATCGTTCAAAAAGAATCAGAGATGGGCAGAGCCAGGAGAGCCTATCTGCGTGATGTGTGGTCGCTATGGAGAATACATTTGTGACAGCACTGACAGTGATGTTTGCAGTCTGGAATGCAAAGCCCACCACTTGGCACAAATGGGCCTAGGGACTAGGGCAGAAGTGTTTATTCAGAAAGACACAAATGGAGTCAAAGAAAGTCCTCAAGCTGAATTCATTCCAActtttataaatacatttgaatcaaACTATTCCTACAAGGAGGATTTGTTCATAACAGGGCTAAGTGATCAGCAGGTGCAGCGTATTAAACGTGAACTGGGGATTGAAACCCAGGGGACAGATGTAAAGAGGCCAATCGTAGAATTTGAACACTGTGGCTTCCCTGCTACTCTGAACGCCAACTTGAAGTCAGCCGGTTATGACGCGCCCACACCAGTACAGATGCAAATGCTGCCAGTTGGTCTCACCGGCAGGGATGTGATCACAAGTGCTGACACAGGGTCGGGGAAGACGGTAGCCTTTCTCCTGCCAGTTGTCCTGAGGGCAATGAAG GAACAATCACAGAGTGCGGGGAGCCCGGTGGCACTCATCTTAACCCCCACCAGAGAACTGGCCATACAGATTGAAAGACAGGCTAAAGAGGTGGTGATTGGCCTCCCTAACATGAGAACGGCCCTGCTGGTGGGCGGCATGCCTCTCCCACCTCAGCTGCACCGCCTCAAGCACAGCATTAAA ATCGTCATAGCAACCCCAGGGCGACTCCTCGAGATTTTAAAGCAGAAAGCTGCACAGCTGGATAAAGTGAAGATCGTTGTGGTTGATGAG GTAGACACGATGCTGAAGTTAGGCTTCCAGCAACAGGTACTAGAAGTTTTAGAGCACGTCCCTGAAGaccatcagaccctccttgcaTCAGCCACCATCCCGACAGGGACAGAGGAGCTGGCAGCCAGACTGGTGCGTGATCCAATTCGCATCGCTGTAGGAGAGAAGAACCAGCCCTGTGCCAACGTCAGACAGATCTTACTGTGGGTTGAGGAACCCTCGAAAaagaagaagctgtttgaaatTCTCAAT GACAACAAGTTGTACCAGCCTCCAGTGGTAGTATTTGTAGACTGTAAGCTTGGTGCTGATCTGCTATGTGAAGCAGTTGCCAAGGTGACAGGACTCAATACCGTGGCAATCCACTCTGACAAGAGCCAGTTGGAACGTAACCGGATCCTCAAG GGGCTTCTAGATGGTGACTTTGAAGTGGTGATCAGCACAGGTGTGCTTGGCAGAGGACTGGACTTGGCTAATGTCAGAGTGGTTGTAAACTTTGATATGCCAAACACCATGGATGAATATGTCCACCAG GTGGGAAGAGCGGGCCGTCTGGGTCACAGGGGAACTGCCATCACCtttctcaacaacaacaacaaacgtctGTTCCTGGGGGTGGTGAACAGGGTCAAACCAACAGGAACCATCCTACCCCCacagctcctcaactcacctcACCTCCATGAGCAGcaaaggagagaaaaacaaGCCAAGTTTGGGCCTGTCGACACACTGGTGAACAAAAATAACCTAATCGATATTATTAAGAAACATGACAGACGAAAAAAATAG